One Gloeobacter morelensis MG652769 DNA window includes the following coding sequences:
- the mrdA gene encoding penicillin-binding protein 2: MQLQAERRDKRTSGGDNRGLVLAGVAALLLGGVGLRLTYLQVIQGSHHRELAENNRIRLLPIRPPRGRILDRYGRVLATNRLSFSVFLEPMQLKPKEWPAALARLSLFIKVPADKLEAKLKAAGYNSPYPVRVLQNVEPQLVTVLREHIQELPGVKVDVEWMRFYPNGPVASHLLGYTGEISEQQLAERKEQGYRLGDIIGKAGVERLLEEKLHGEWGGEQVEVDAAGQVVRVIGEVQPKAGQDVRLSIDLALQKTAEAALNSRKNRGAVVAMDPRNGQVLAIASAPSYDANILSGRISEQDWRRLQTPDRPLLNRAVRPYPTASTFKIIMTAAGLESGKFNPNSRLATFGGLRIGGRVFRDHNGRGFGTIGFVRALSQSSDTFYYQVGLRIGPDEIAKWSRNFGFGSRTDIGLQSESRGLVPTPEWLKRRFGRQWFGGDTANTSIGQGMVLSTPLQNAIMVGAIANGGFRVQPHLVLESRPGLSPVGLAPSTLATIRQGLSEVVRSGTARRALSMPDLPNAGKTGTAEHGARKGGRTHALYVGYAPTPAPEIAVSVLLENGGHGGSDAAPIAKKIYQTYFAARGKKSAALSPKHVE, encoded by the coding sequence GTGCAACTGCAGGCAGAGCGGCGCGACAAGCGCACCAGCGGCGGCGACAACCGGGGCTTGGTGCTGGCGGGGGTGGCGGCCCTGCTGTTGGGGGGTGTCGGGTTGCGGCTGACCTATTTGCAGGTCATCCAGGGTTCGCATCACCGCGAACTGGCCGAGAACAACCGCATCCGCCTGTTGCCCATTCGCCCGCCCCGCGGCCGCATCCTCGATCGCTACGGTCGGGTGCTCGCCACCAACCGGCTTTCTTTTTCGGTGTTCCTAGAACCGATGCAGCTCAAGCCCAAGGAATGGCCCGCCGCGCTGGCGCGTTTGAGCCTTTTTATCAAAGTGCCCGCCGACAAGCTCGAAGCAAAGCTCAAAGCCGCCGGGTACAACTCACCCTATCCCGTGCGCGTCCTGCAAAATGTCGAGCCGCAGCTGGTGACCGTGTTGCGCGAGCACATTCAGGAGTTGCCGGGGGTCAAAGTCGACGTCGAGTGGATGCGCTTCTACCCGAACGGTCCAGTCGCAAGCCATCTATTAGGCTATACCGGCGAGATTTCGGAGCAGCAGCTGGCCGAACGCAAGGAGCAGGGCTACCGCCTCGGGGACATCATCGGCAAAGCCGGTGTCGAACGGCTGCTGGAGGAGAAATTGCACGGCGAGTGGGGCGGCGAACAGGTCGAGGTGGACGCCGCCGGACAGGTGGTGCGCGTCATCGGCGAAGTGCAGCCCAAAGCCGGGCAGGACGTGCGCCTTTCGATCGACCTGGCGCTGCAAAAGACCGCCGAGGCCGCCCTCAACTCCCGCAAAAATCGCGGAGCGGTGGTGGCGATGGACCCGCGCAACGGCCAGGTCCTCGCCATCGCCTCCGCCCCCTCCTACGACGCCAACATTCTTTCTGGCCGGATTTCCGAGCAGGACTGGCGGCGGTTGCAGACCCCCGATCGGCCCCTGCTCAACCGGGCGGTGCGGCCCTACCCGACGGCGAGCACCTTCAAGATCATCATGACCGCAGCCGGCCTCGAAAGCGGCAAGTTCAACCCGAACAGCCGCCTGGCCACCTTCGGGGGCCTGCGCATCGGCGGGCGGGTCTTTCGCGATCACAACGGCCGCGGCTTCGGCACGATCGGTTTTGTCCGTGCTCTCTCCCAAAGCAGCGACACGTTTTACTATCAGGTGGGCCTGCGCATCGGTCCCGACGAGATTGCCAAGTGGTCGCGCAATTTTGGCTTCGGCAGCCGCACCGACATCGGCCTGCAAAGCGAATCGCGCGGCCTGGTGCCCACCCCCGAGTGGCTGAAGCGCCGCTTCGGGCGCCAGTGGTTCGGGGGGGACACCGCCAACACCTCGATCGGCCAGGGTATGGTGCTCTCGACCCCGCTGCAAAACGCGATCATGGTCGGCGCCATCGCCAACGGCGGCTTCCGCGTGCAGCCCCATCTGGTGCTCGAAAGCCGCCCGGGGCTCTCGCCGGTGGGTCTTGCACCTTCCACCCTGGCCACCATTCGCCAGGGCCTCAGTGAAGTGGTCCGCAGCGGCACCGCCCGCCGCGCTCTGTCGATGCCCGATTTGCCCAACGCCGGCAAGACCGGCACCGCCGAACATGGTGCGCGCAAGGGCGGCCGTACCCACGCCCTCTACGTCGGCTACGCCCCCACCCCCGCCCCTGAGATTGCTGTATCCGTTTTGCTTGAGAACGGCGGCCATGGCGGCTCCGACGCCGCCCCGATTGCAAAGAAAATTTACCAGACTTACTTCGCCGCCAGGGGTAAAAAAAGTGCTGCGCTCTCTCCAAAGCATGTAGAATAA
- a CDS encoding HU family DNA-binding protein, which translates to MNKGELVDAVAKKAKLAKKDVDAIVGAAFDVIVEAVSRGDKVTLVGFGSFEPRKRAAREGRNPKTREKMTIAATTVPAFSAGKQFREAVSSSAQAD; encoded by the coding sequence ATGAACAAAGGTGAATTAGTGGACGCCGTCGCCAAGAAAGCCAAGCTGGCCAAAAAGGACGTCGATGCGATCGTGGGTGCGGCCTTCGATGTGATTGTCGAAGCGGTCTCGCGGGGCGACAAAGTCACCCTGGTGGGTTTCGGTTCGTTTGAACCGCGCAAGCGCGCCGCCCGCGAAGGCCGCAATCCCAAGACCCGCGAGAAGATGACCATCGCCGCGACGACCGTGCCGGCTTTTTCGGCGGGCAAGCAGTTTCGAGAAGCCGTCTCCAGTTCTGCCCAAGCGGACTAA
- the cobD gene encoding threonine-phosphate decarboxylase CobD, giving the protein MIQTPLPAHGGDRQWAARLARCRIEELVDFSASINPLGPPPGVQAAYREGFVDLLHYPAPHGSDLQSALAAHLGIEPERIVCGNGAAELLTWAGRECAGAGLTVLPVPAFGDYRRALAAFDAPYISVPLAADFSLPEALPPGDAVMLANPHNPSGYLYSPTVLAALCDRFKLLIFDEAFIDFLDDPAAFSALCGPEHPGLIVIRSLTKFYSLPGLRLGYAVLPVAMAARWQAWRDPWPVNALAQHLGVAALADRDFERRTRAWLGPARCRLAAGLAALPGLTVLPGAANFLLVQSATSAVHLQAELLRRHRLLIRHCTSYDGLGEGYFRVAVRGESENALLIGALGEILAKTPATSRVDGCASNPPPSPDRGRPA; this is encoded by the coding sequence GTGATTCAAACACCCCTTCCTGCCCACGGCGGCGACCGCCAATGGGCGGCACGGCTCGCCCGCTGCCGCATCGAAGAACTTGTGGATTTCTCTGCCAGCATCAACCCCCTCGGTCCCCCCCCTGGGGTACAGGCCGCCTACCGCGAGGGTTTTGTCGATCTATTGCATTACCCCGCTCCCCACGGCAGCGACCTGCAATCGGCCCTCGCCGCCCACCTGGGAATCGAGCCCGAGCGCATCGTCTGCGGCAACGGGGCGGCAGAACTGCTCACCTGGGCGGGCCGCGAGTGCGCCGGCGCCGGACTGACCGTGCTGCCGGTACCGGCTTTTGGCGATTACCGCCGCGCCCTCGCCGCCTTTGACGCCCCGTATATCTCTGTACCACTCGCAGCCGATTTTTCACTGCCAGAGGCACTGCCGCCGGGCGATGCGGTGATGCTCGCCAACCCCCACAATCCCTCCGGCTATCTCTACTCCCCGACCGTCCTCGCCGCGTTGTGCGACCGTTTCAAGCTGCTTATCTTCGACGAAGCGTTCATCGATTTTCTCGACGACCCGGCGGCATTTTCGGCGCTTTGCGGCCCCGAGCACCCGGGGCTGATCGTAATTCGCTCGCTCACCAAGTTCTATAGTTTGCCGGGGTTACGGCTGGGCTACGCCGTGCTGCCGGTGGCGATGGCGGCGCGCTGGCAAGCCTGGCGCGATCCATGGCCTGTCAACGCCCTTGCCCAACACCTGGGAGTAGCGGCCCTGGCGGATCGCGATTTCGAGCGGCGCACCCGCGCCTGGCTTGGCCCGGCCCGCTGCCGCCTCGCCGCGGGCCTTGCGGCCCTGCCGGGGCTGACGGTCCTGCCGGGGGCGGCCAACTTCTTGCTGGTGCAGAGCGCCACCTCGGCGGTGCACCTGCAGGCCGAATTGCTGCGCCGCCATCGCCTGCTCATCCGCCACTGCACCAGCTACGACGGACTTGGCGAGGGTTATTTTCGGGTGGCGGTGCGCGGCGAATCCGAGAATGCTCTGCTCATTGGCGCCCTGGGCGAGATTCTGGCTAAAACCCCAGCGACGAGCCGAGTCGACGGCTGCGCCAGTAACCCGCCGCCATCACCAGACCGAGGGCGCCCAGCGTAA
- a CDS encoding ABC transporter ATP-binding protein — protein MAIALELVALTKRYGSQRAVDSLSLQIPEGTLYALLGPNGAGKTTTLRMVAGLLAPDSGEALILGRSITREPAAAKQWLAYLPDDPLLYSKLRPMEYLEFVCGLWGVPAIEAEPRARELLKQLGLWEVRGQLSETFSRGMKQKLALAGAFVHRPRVIILDEPLTGLDAAAARLVKDMLAEHVARGNTVILTTHIMEVAERLAQRIGIINRGQLVAEGTLEQLRLRSGEADGTLESVFLELVDRQDR, from the coding sequence ATGGCCATTGCTCTGGAACTGGTTGCCCTCACCAAGCGCTACGGCTCACAGCGAGCGGTGGACAGCTTGAGCCTGCAGATTCCTGAAGGGACGCTCTATGCGCTGCTGGGACCCAACGGCGCAGGCAAAACGACAACCCTCAGGATGGTCGCGGGGTTGCTTGCCCCCGATAGTGGCGAGGCACTGATCTTAGGCCGCAGCATCACCCGGGAGCCGGCCGCTGCGAAGCAGTGGCTCGCCTACTTGCCGGACGATCCGCTCCTGTACAGCAAATTGCGACCGATGGAGTATCTGGAATTTGTCTGCGGGCTGTGGGGGGTTCCGGCTATTGAGGCTGAGCCCCGCGCCCGGGAGTTGCTCAAGCAACTGGGTCTGTGGGAAGTGCGCGGGCAGTTGAGCGAAACGTTCTCGCGGGGCATGAAACAAAAACTTGCCCTCGCCGGTGCCTTCGTCCACCGGCCGCGGGTGATTATCCTCGATGAGCCGCTCACCGGTCTGGATGCGGCGGCCGCCCGCCTGGTCAAAGATATGCTCGCCGAGCACGTCGCCCGGGGCAACACGGTGATCCTTACCACCCACATCATGGAAGTGGCCGAACGTCTGGCGCAGCGCATCGGAATAATTAACCGCGGGCAGCTGGTGGCCGAGGGAACGCTCGAACAGTTGCGCTTGCGCAGCGGCGAGGCGGACGGCACGCTGGAGTCGGTCTTTCTGGAACTGGTCGATAGGCAGGATCGATGA
- a CDS encoding endonuclease domain-containing protein, with protein MAMPPDYRLCGGAGGVEIPPQPPLERGECFVGGDFMGGENSRRRGLVDPDFALAYNPKNVRYCRRMRRAMTPAESRLWHEYLKFYPFRVLRQRPIDHYIVDFYCARLKLVIEVDGARHFTRDGRAYDATRTAVLRSYGLQVVRFSNDEVLYRWESVCRRLTALAPPPE; from the coding sequence ATGGCCATGCCTCCAGACTACCGGCTGTGCGGCGGGGCGGGAGGGGTGGAGATCCCCCCCCAGCCCCCCTTAGAAAGGGGGGAGTGTTTTGTGGGTGGTGATTTTATGGGTGGTGAGAATAGTCGGCGGCGGGGACTGGTGGATCCCGATTTTGCGCTGGCCTATAACCCCAAAAATGTGCGGTACTGCCGACGGATGCGCAGGGCCATGACCCCGGCAGAAAGTCGCCTCTGGCACGAGTACTTGAAGTTTTATCCCTTTCGGGTGCTGCGCCAGCGACCGATCGACCACTACATCGTGGACTTCTACTGTGCGCGGCTGAAGCTGGTCATCGAAGTTGATGGCGCCCGCCACTTCACCAGGGACGGCCGGGCCTACGACGCGACTAGAACGGCCGTCCTGCGGAGCTACGGCCTGCAGGTGGTGCGCTTTTCGAACGACGAGGTGCTGTACCGCTGGGAGTCAGTCTGCCGCCGCCTCACCGCCCTCGCCCCCCCACCCGAGTAG
- the leuD gene encoding 3-isopropylmalate dehydratase small subunit, producing the protein MSRIVSITGRAVPLPGDDIDTDRIIPARYLRCLTFDGLGEAVFADDRHQSGGEHPFDAAHHQGASLLLAGCNFGCGSSREHAPQALAKWGIRAIVAESFAEIFFGNCVAIGLPCATARPEHLQQLHTAVAMHPHRLLTLDLEALAVHLHEARLPVLMPTGAQQMFLSGTWDATGQLLAGLAAIRAIAGRLPYGSPPCAPLGKGG; encoded by the coding sequence GTGAGCCGCATCGTGAGCATCACCGGCCGGGCTGTGCCGCTGCCGGGCGACGATATCGACACCGACCGGATTATCCCGGCGCGCTATTTGCGCTGCCTCACCTTCGACGGCCTCGGCGAAGCGGTCTTCGCCGACGATCGCCATCAAAGCGGCGGCGAGCACCCCTTCGATGCTGCGCACCATCAGGGAGCAAGCCTGCTGCTGGCCGGCTGCAACTTCGGCTGCGGCTCCAGCCGCGAGCACGCTCCCCAGGCGCTTGCCAAATGGGGCATTCGGGCCATCGTCGCTGAGAGCTTCGCAGAAATCTTCTTCGGCAACTGTGTAGCCATCGGCCTGCCCTGTGCCACCGCCCGCCCGGAGCACCTGCAGCAGTTGCACACCGCCGTAGCCATGCACCCGCACCGGCTGCTCACCCTGGACCTCGAAGCGCTCGCAGTGCACCTACACGAAGCGCGCCTGCCCGTCTTGATGCCCACCGGCGCTCAGCAGATGTTTCTTAGCGGCACCTGGGATGCCACGGGCCAGTTGCTTGCGGGCCTGGCGGCCATCCGGGCGATTGCCGGGCGCTTGCCCTATGGATCCCCCCCCTGCGCCCCCCTTGGCAAGGGGGGGTAG
- the leuC gene encoding 3-isopropylmalate dehydratase large subunit — protein sequence MSRATLFDKVWDLHTVGTLASGQTQLFIGLHLIHEVTSPQAFAMLRERSLGVLYPGRTVATVDHIVPTQSQQRPFADTLAEQMIRALEDNCAEFGIRFYNIGSGSQGIVHVIAPEQGLTQPGMTIACGDSHTATHGAFGAIAFGIGTSQVRDVLATQTLALDKLKVRRIEMNGSLCPGVFAKDVILHIIRKLGVKAGVGYAYEFAGSTFEAMNMEERMTVCNMAIEGGARCGYINPDAVTYAYLKGRDFAPQGADWERAVAWWENLRSDPDAQYDDTIHFDAAEIAPTVTWGITPGQGIAVDETVPWPEELPGEDRPLAEEAYRYMDLAPGVPIVGTKVDVCFIGSCTNGRLSDLREAAKLARGRHVAPGVKAFVVPGSERVKQQAEAEGLHAVFLEAGFEWREPGCSMCLAMNPDRLEGRQLSASSSNRNFKGRQGSARGRTLLMSPAMVVAAAVQGHITDVRTLLEATP from the coding sequence GTGAGCCGCGCAACGCTTTTTGACAAAGTCTGGGATCTGCACACGGTGGGCACTCTGGCCTCCGGTCAGACCCAGCTTTTTATCGGACTGCACCTGATTCATGAGGTGACCAGTCCCCAGGCCTTTGCGATGCTGCGCGAGCGGAGCCTCGGGGTGCTCTATCCGGGGCGGACGGTGGCGACAGTGGACCACATCGTGCCCACCCAGAGCCAGCAGCGGCCTTTTGCCGACACGCTGGCCGAGCAGATGATCCGCGCCCTCGAGGACAACTGTGCCGAATTCGGCATTCGCTTTTACAACATCGGTTCAGGTTCCCAGGGCATCGTGCACGTCATCGCCCCCGAGCAGGGGCTGACCCAGCCGGGCATGACCATCGCCTGCGGCGACAGCCACACCGCCACCCACGGCGCTTTCGGCGCCATCGCCTTCGGCATCGGCACCAGCCAGGTGCGCGACGTGCTCGCCACCCAGACCCTCGCCCTAGACAAGCTCAAAGTGCGCCGCATCGAGATGAACGGCAGCCTGTGCCCGGGGGTGTTTGCCAAGGATGTGATTTTGCACATCATCCGCAAGCTCGGCGTCAAAGCCGGGGTGGGCTATGCCTACGAATTCGCCGGCAGCACCTTCGAGGCGATGAATATGGAAGAGCGGATGACCGTCTGCAATATGGCCATCGAGGGCGGCGCCCGCTGCGGCTATATCAATCCCGACGCCGTCACCTACGCCTACCTCAAAGGCCGCGACTTCGCCCCCCAGGGCGCCGACTGGGAGCGGGCAGTCGCCTGGTGGGAGAACCTGCGCTCCGACCCCGACGCCCAGTACGACGACACCATACACTTCGATGCCGCCGAAATTGCCCCCACCGTCACCTGGGGCATCACCCCGGGTCAGGGGATTGCCGTCGACGAGACCGTTCCCTGGCCGGAGGAACTCCCCGGCGAAGATCGGCCGCTCGCGGAAGAAGCTTACCGCTACATGGATCTAGCCCCGGGGGTGCCCATCGTCGGCACCAAAGTCGATGTCTGCTTCATCGGCAGTTGCACCAACGGACGCCTGAGCGATCTGCGCGAAGCAGCCAAGCTCGCCCGGGGACGGCATGTCGCCCCGGGCGTCAAAGCTTTCGTCGTCCCTGGCTCCGAGCGCGTCAAGCAGCAGGCCGAAGCTGAGGGTCTGCACGCAGTCTTTTTAGAAGCCGGTTTCGAGTGGCGCGAGCCCGGCTGTTCGATGTGCCTGGCGATGAACCCCGACCGGCTCGAAGGCCGGCAACTGAGCGCCTCCTCCTCCAACCGCAACTTCAAGGGTCGCCAGGGATCCGCCCGCGGCCGCACGCTGTTGATGAGTCCGGCGATGGTGGTGGCGGCGGCCGTACAAGGCCACATCACAGACGTTCGCACTCTGCTGGAGGCCACACCGTGA
- the recA gene encoding recombinase RecA: protein MARTTDDSKKAAPAAGTADEAQKQKALKMVLTQIKRNFGEGAIMRLGENTRIRVETVPSGAITLDLALGGGLPRGRVIEIYGPESSGKTTLALHAIAEIQKTGGVAAFVDAEHALDPAYAKVLGVNVDDLIISQPDTGEMAMEIVDQLVRSAAIDVIVIDSVAALVPRAEIEGEMGDAHVGLQARLMSQALRKITGNIGKTGCMVIFLNQLRSKIGVMYGNPETTTGGNALKFYASVRLDIRKAETLKKGQDEYGNRVRVKVVKNKVAPPFRKAEFDIIFGKGISSLGCILDLAVEMEIVERKGAWYSYGSERLGQGRENVLALLEENAAQAQEIEIKVREKIASGAAVPAAAGAAPDEGDDELGDEEV, encoded by the coding sequence ATGGCCCGCACCACAGACGATTCCAAAAAGGCCGCCCCCGCGGCCGGTACCGCTGACGAAGCCCAAAAGCAAAAAGCGCTCAAGATGGTACTCACCCAGATCAAGCGCAACTTCGGCGAAGGGGCGATCATGCGCCTGGGCGAGAACACGCGCATCCGGGTGGAGACGGTGCCGAGCGGCGCCATTACCCTCGATCTGGCCCTAGGGGGCGGCCTGCCCAGAGGCCGGGTCATCGAAATTTATGGTCCTGAGTCCTCGGGCAAGACGACGCTGGCTTTGCATGCCATCGCCGAGATCCAAAAAACCGGCGGTGTGGCGGCCTTCGTGGACGCTGAGCACGCCCTCGATCCGGCCTACGCCAAGGTGCTGGGGGTGAACGTGGATGATCTGATCATCTCCCAGCCCGACACCGGCGAGATGGCGATGGAGATCGTCGATCAGCTGGTGCGCTCGGCGGCCATCGACGTCATCGTCATCGACTCGGTGGCCGCCCTCGTGCCGCGCGCCGAGATCGAAGGCGAGATGGGCGACGCCCACGTCGGTCTGCAGGCGCGGCTGATGAGCCAGGCTCTGCGCAAGATCACAGGCAACATCGGCAAGACCGGCTGCATGGTGATTTTCCTCAACCAGCTGCGCTCTAAGATTGGCGTGATGTACGGCAACCCCGAGACCACCACCGGCGGCAACGCCCTCAAGTTCTACGCCTCGGTGCGCCTGGATATCCGCAAGGCCGAGACCCTCAAAAAAGGCCAGGACGAGTACGGCAACCGCGTGCGGGTCAAGGTGGTCAAAAACAAGGTCGCCCCGCCGTTTCGCAAAGCCGAGTTCGACATCATCTTCGGCAAGGGCATCTCCTCGCTGGGCTGCATCCTCGATCTGGCCGTCGAGATGGAGATCGTCGAGCGCAAGGGCGCCTGGTACTCCTACGGCAGCGAGCGGCTCGGCCAGGGCCGCGAGAATGTGCTCGCACTCCTTGAGGAAAATGCCGCCCAGGCCCAGGAGATCGAGATCAAAGTGCGCGAGAAGATCGCAAGCGGTGCCGCCGTCCCGGCCGCTGCCGGGGCAGCCCCGGACGAGGGGGACGACGAGCTGGGCGACGAAGAAGTCTAG
- a CDS encoding Mov34/MPN/PAD-1 family protein, giving the protein MALTVNEAQLGAIRAHGERTYPRECCGLLLGRFEPDGAKTLHAVYPVENTWEGAGEFGLGDGEGKERRFLITPEDYRAGERSARAQGLEVIGTYHSHPDHPARPSEFDRGNAWPVYSYLIVSVQNGQAADLTSWTLDDERQFQFETVHQTTEV; this is encoded by the coding sequence ATGGCCCTGACGGTCAACGAGGCGCAACTGGGGGCAATCCGTGCCCACGGCGAGCGCACGTACCCGCGCGAATGCTGTGGTTTGCTGCTCGGGCGCTTCGAGCCCGACGGCGCGAAGACTCTCCATGCTGTGTATCCGGTGGAGAACACCTGGGAGGGGGCGGGAGAATTTGGTCTGGGGGACGGCGAAGGCAAAGAGCGCCGGTTTTTGATTACCCCGGAGGATTACCGGGCCGGTGAGCGCTCAGCGCGGGCACAGGGGCTGGAGGTGATTGGCACCTACCACTCCCACCCCGATCACCCGGCGCGGCCTTCGGAGTTCGATCGGGGCAACGCCTGGCCGGTCTACTCTTACCTCATTGTTTCGGTGCAAAATGGTCAGGCGGCCGATTTGACCAGTTGGACGCTCGATGACGAGCGTCAGTTTCAGTTTGAAACGGTTCATCAGACCACGGAGGTCTAG
- a CDS encoding MoaD/ThiS family protein, with protein MAVKVLIPAPLRRYTSNQESLELEGGSVGEILDDLTGRYGELKKHLYGEDGKLRNFVNIYVNDEDIRHLQQQGTVVQPTDVISIVPSIAGGF; from the coding sequence ATGGCAGTGAAAGTGTTGATCCCGGCTCCTTTGCGCCGCTACACCAGCAATCAGGAGAGCCTGGAACTGGAGGGCGGCAGCGTCGGCGAGATACTCGACGATCTGACCGGCCGCTACGGCGAACTGAAGAAGCATCTGTACGGCGAAGACGGCAAGCTGCGCAACTTTGTGAACATTTACGTCAACGACGAAGATATCCGCCACCTGCAGCAGCAGGGCACCGTCGTTCAACCGACCGACGTCATCAGCATCGTGCCTTCGATCGCCGGAGGATTCTAG
- the moeB gene encoding molybdopterin-synthase adenylyltransferase MoeB, with protein sequence MLNPDTTTIELSRDELERYSRHLILPEVGLEGQKKLKAASVLCVGTGGLGAPLTMYLAAAGIGRIGLVDFDVVDASNLQRQIIHGTSWIGKPKIDSATDRLQEINPHLQIDRWPVRLSSENALDICRDYDLIIDGTDNFPTRYLVNDACVLLGKPNVYGSIFRFEGQSTVFHYEDGPCYRCLYPEPPPPGLVPSCAEGGVLGILPGVIGVIQATEAVKIILGIGTTLKGRLMLYDALNMKFRELKLRRNPECPVCGDHPTVTSLIDYEEFCGIPQARAEEEKAKATLQEITATELNQMLDAGKDIVIVDVRNPDEFAAARIPGTTLVPLPEIEQGPGVEKVRSLVNGSTLVLHCRSGMRSAKALQILQSVGIEGINLKGGIHAWSDEVDPSVPKV encoded by the coding sequence ATGCTCAATCCCGACACTACAACCATCGAACTATCGCGCGACGAACTGGAGCGCTACTCCCGCCATTTGATCTTGCCGGAGGTAGGTCTGGAGGGCCAGAAGAAGCTCAAAGCCGCCTCGGTGCTCTGTGTGGGCACCGGCGGTCTGGGAGCACCGCTGACGATGTACCTGGCCGCCGCCGGTATCGGTCGCATCGGGCTGGTGGATTTTGACGTGGTCGATGCAAGCAATCTCCAGCGCCAGATTATCCACGGCACCTCCTGGATCGGCAAGCCCAAGATCGATTCGGCCACCGACCGCCTCCAGGAGATCAACCCGCACCTGCAAATCGATCGCTGGCCGGTGCGCCTTTCGAGCGAAAACGCCCTCGACATCTGCCGCGATTACGACTTGATCATCGACGGCACCGACAACTTTCCGACCCGCTATCTGGTCAACGACGCCTGCGTACTGCTCGGCAAACCGAACGTCTACGGCTCGATCTTCCGCTTCGAGGGCCAATCGACCGTCTTTCACTACGAGGATGGCCCCTGCTACCGCTGCCTTTATCCGGAGCCGCCGCCGCCGGGACTGGTGCCCAGTTGTGCCGAAGGCGGCGTCCTGGGAATCTTACCGGGGGTGATCGGCGTCATCCAGGCTACCGAGGCGGTCAAGATCATCCTGGGCATCGGTACCACCCTCAAGGGTCGCCTGATGCTCTACGACGCCCTCAACATGAAGTTCCGCGAGTTGAAGCTGCGCAGGAACCCCGAGTGCCCGGTGTGCGGGGATCACCCGACGGTCACCTCGCTCATCGACTACGAGGAATTCTGCGGCATCCCCCAGGCCCGCGCCGAAGAAGAAAAGGCCAAAGCGACCCTGCAAGAAATCACCGCGACCGAACTGAACCAAATGCTGGACGCCGGCAAGGACATCGTCATTGTCGATGTGCGCAACCCCGACGAATTTGCTGCCGCCCGCATCCCCGGCACCACGCTGGTGCCGCTACCGGAAATTGAGCAAGGACCAGGTGTTGAGAAGGTGCGTTCTCTAGTCAACGGCTCCACCCTGGTGCTCCACTGCAGGAGCGGCATGCGCTCGGCCAAGGCCCTGCAAATTCTACAGTCGGTCGGTATCGAAGGCATCAACCTCAAAGGCGGCATCCACGCCTGGTCCGACGAGGTCGATCCGAGCGTGCCCAAGGTCTAA